Proteins found in one Zea mays cultivar B73 chromosome 1, Zm-B73-REFERENCE-NAM-5.0, whole genome shotgun sequence genomic segment:
- the LOC103637773 gene encoding zinc finger protein CONSTANS-LIKE 3 isoform X1, translating into MYQQHRHCASSSCYCVDGEVEGGDAILSSQLEALLANGGAFLSSTSSLPLPPLSYMPHYFSRQDPAIVPSPMASQLHAITHLSPSSSSGMASATSPSFRRALSTGDLIVQEDRDRDEEQRAVVAAATRYSAEERRERIDKYRSKRNQRNFQKKITYACRKTLADSRPRVKGRFARNGGDYTEADAVADHHVLGAAHQSESESESPATAATPEWWPAVQEELPAVAAAGINLAEFCADDDEMLAAYLGVSSISIADHHYSCQP; encoded by the exons ATGTATCAGCAACACCGTCACTGCGCCAGTTCCTCTTGTTATTGCGTTGATGGTGAGGTCGAAGGTGGTGATGCCATCCTTTCCTCTCAGCTAGAAGCCTTGCTTGCCAATGGAGGAGCATTCCTGTCATCTACTTCGTCGCTACCGTTACCGCCGTTGAGCTACATGCCTCACTATTTTTCCCGGCAGGACCCTGCCATTGTTCCTTCACCCATGGCCAGCCAGCTGCACGCCATCACCCACTTGTCCCCATCGTCGTCGTCTGGCATGGCTTCAGCAACGTCCCCGTCGTTTCGCCGGGCGTTGAGCACGGGTGACCTCATCGTCCAGGAGGACCGGGACCGGGACGAGGAGCAGAGGGCGGTGGTGGCGGCGGCAACAAGGTACAGCGCGGAAGAGCGGCGGGAGCGCATTGACAAGTACCGGAGCAAGCGCAACCAACGCAACTTCCAAAAGAAGATCACG TATGCCTGCCGGAAGACGCTCGCAGACAGTCGTCCCCGGGTGAAGGGCCGCTTCGCGCGCAACGGCGGCGACTACACGGAGGCGGATGCAGTTGCAGACCACCATGTCCTAGGAGCAGCACATCAGTCGGAGTCAGAGTCAGAGTCGCCAGCAACAGCAGCCACGCCGGAGTGGTGGCCGGCAGTGCAGGAGGAGTTGCCTGCCGTTGCCGCTGCCGGCATCAACCTAGCAGAGTTCTGTGCCGACGACGACGAGATGCTGGCAGCCTACCTTGGAGTCTCCTCCATTAGTATAGCTGATCATCACTACAGCTGTCAGCCGTAG
- the LOC103637773 gene encoding zinc finger protein CONSTANS-LIKE 5 isoform X3 translates to MDPAIVPSPMASQLHAITHLSPSSSSGMASATSPSFRRALSTGDLIVQEDRDRDEEQRAVVAAATRYSAEERRERIDKYRSKRNQRNFQKKITYACRKTLADSRPRVKGRFARNGGDYTEADAVADHHVLGAAHQSESESESPATAATPEWWPAVQEELPAVAAAGINLAEFCADDDEMLAAYLGVSSISIADHHYSCQP, encoded by the exons ATG GACCCTGCCATTGTTCCTTCACCCATGGCCAGCCAGCTGCACGCCATCACCCACTTGTCCCCATCGTCGTCGTCTGGCATGGCTTCAGCAACGTCCCCGTCGTTTCGCCGGGCGTTGAGCACGGGTGACCTCATCGTCCAGGAGGACCGGGACCGGGACGAGGAGCAGAGGGCGGTGGTGGCGGCGGCAACAAGGTACAGCGCGGAAGAGCGGCGGGAGCGCATTGACAAGTACCGGAGCAAGCGCAACCAACGCAACTTCCAAAAGAAGATCACG TATGCCTGCCGGAAGACGCTCGCAGACAGTCGTCCCCGGGTGAAGGGCCGCTTCGCGCGCAACGGCGGCGACTACACGGAGGCGGATGCAGTTGCAGACCACCATGTCCTAGGAGCAGCACATCAGTCGGAGTCAGAGTCAGAGTCGCCAGCAACAGCAGCCACGCCGGAGTGGTGGCCGGCAGTGCAGGAGGAGTTGCCTGCCGTTGCCGCTGCCGGCATCAACCTAGCAGAGTTCTGTGCCGACGACGACGAGATGCTGGCAGCCTACCTTGGAGTCTCCTCCATTAGTATAGCTGATCATCACTACAGCTGTCAGCCGTAG
- the LOC103637773 gene encoding zinc finger protein CONSTANS-LIKE 5 isoform X2, with translation MVRSKDPAIVPSPMASQLHAITHLSPSSSSGMASATSPSFRRALSTGDLIVQEDRDRDEEQRAVVAAATRYSAEERRERIDKYRSKRNQRNFQKKITYACRKTLADSRPRVKGRFARNGGDYTEADAVADHHVLGAAHQSESESESPATAATPEWWPAVQEELPAVAAAGINLAEFCADDDEMLAAYLGVSSISIADHHYSCQP, from the exons ATGGTGAGGTCGAAG GACCCTGCCATTGTTCCTTCACCCATGGCCAGCCAGCTGCACGCCATCACCCACTTGTCCCCATCGTCGTCGTCTGGCATGGCTTCAGCAACGTCCCCGTCGTTTCGCCGGGCGTTGAGCACGGGTGACCTCATCGTCCAGGAGGACCGGGACCGGGACGAGGAGCAGAGGGCGGTGGTGGCGGCGGCAACAAGGTACAGCGCGGAAGAGCGGCGGGAGCGCATTGACAAGTACCGGAGCAAGCGCAACCAACGCAACTTCCAAAAGAAGATCACG TATGCCTGCCGGAAGACGCTCGCAGACAGTCGTCCCCGGGTGAAGGGCCGCTTCGCGCGCAACGGCGGCGACTACACGGAGGCGGATGCAGTTGCAGACCACCATGTCCTAGGAGCAGCACATCAGTCGGAGTCAGAGTCAGAGTCGCCAGCAACAGCAGCCACGCCGGAGTGGTGGCCGGCAGTGCAGGAGGAGTTGCCTGCCGTTGCCGCTGCCGGCATCAACCTAGCAGAGTTCTGTGCCGACGACGACGAGATGCTGGCAGCCTACCTTGGAGTCTCCTCCATTAGTATAGCTGATCATCACTACAGCTGTCAGCCGTAG